A single region of the Rhizobium sp. NLR16a genome encodes:
- a CDS encoding ABC transporter ATP-binding protein — MNMNSTVSNSSVSIRDLSLNFGAVSVLKDLNLDINDGEFLVLLGSSGCGKSTLLNCIAGLLDASEGQIFIKGKNVTWEEPKDRGIGMVFQSYALYPQMTVEKNLSFGLRVAKVPQAEIDKRVARAAEILQIQPLLKRKPAELSGGQRQRVAIGRALVRDVDVFLFDEPLSNLDAKLRSELRVEIKRLHQSLQNTMIYVTHDQIEALTLADRIAIMKSGIIQQLDDPTTIYNRPRNLFVAGFIGSPSMNFLRGELVKTGDGIAFTANGVNFSLAAYDANETLQPGRKVVLGVRPEHIKVNENAGGEEHDATVDIEEPMGADNLLWLKHAGHTMSVRVNGARRFDVGAKVKLSFDMALASVFDAESELRL, encoded by the coding sequence ATGAACATGAATTCAACTGTCTCCAATTCGAGCGTCTCGATCAGGGATCTGTCGCTGAATTTCGGTGCCGTCAGTGTGCTGAAGGATCTCAACCTCGACATCAACGATGGCGAATTCCTGGTGCTGCTCGGATCGTCCGGCTGCGGCAAGTCGACCTTGCTCAATTGCATCGCCGGCCTGCTCGACGCTTCGGAAGGGCAGATCTTCATCAAGGGCAAGAACGTCACCTGGGAAGAGCCGAAGGACCGCGGCATCGGCATGGTCTTCCAGTCCTACGCGCTCTATCCGCAGATGACGGTCGAGAAGAACCTCTCCTTCGGCCTTCGCGTCGCCAAGGTGCCGCAGGCCGAGATCGACAAGCGCGTCGCGCGCGCGGCCGAGATCCTGCAGATCCAGCCGCTTTTGAAGCGCAAGCCGGCCGAACTATCCGGCGGCCAGCGCCAGCGCGTGGCAATCGGTCGGGCGCTGGTGCGCGATGTCGACGTCTTCCTGTTCGACGAGCCGCTGTCCAACCTCGACGCCAAGCTGCGTTCGGAACTGCGCGTCGAAATCAAGCGCCTGCACCAGTCGCTGCAGAATACGATGATCTATGTGACGCACGACCAGATCGAGGCGCTGACGCTGGCTGATCGCATCGCCATCATGAAGAGCGGCATCATCCAGCAGCTCGACGATCCGACGACGATCTACAACCGGCCGCGCAATCTCTTCGTCGCCGGCTTCATCGGTTCGCCGTCGATGAATTTCCTGCGCGGCGAACTGGTCAAAACAGGTGACGGCATCGCCTTTACCGCTAACGGCGTCAATTTCTCGCTCGCCGCCTACGACGCCAACGAGACGCTGCAGCCTGGCCGCAAGGTGGTGCTCGGCGTCCGCCCCGAACACATCAAGGTCAATGAGAATGCCGGCGGCGAAGAACATGACGCTACCGTCGATATCGAGGAACCGATGGGGGCGGACAATCTTCTGTGGCTGAAACATGCCGGTCACACGATGTCGGTCCGCGTCAACGGCGCACGCCGCTTTGATGTCGGGGCCAAGGTAAAGCTGAGCTTCGACATGGCGCTGGCTTCGGTGTTCGATGCCGAGAGTGAGCTGCGTCTTTAG